The proteins below are encoded in one region of Mycobacterium shinjukuense:
- a CDS encoding methyltransferase family protein: MPATTAASIAIALLAIFIVLGFGWRSWLQYHRTGSSGFRRVSARIGSPEWFGAVGFVVALLVAASAPILQWAHVVEPLAIMRATWIQVAGIMVASVGIAATVYAQLALGDSWRIGVDEQETTTLVTTGPFGWVRNPIYTAMFTFALGIALVTPNLVAWAGFVVLIAAIEVHVRRVEEPYLLRTHGDAYRTYCTTVGRFIPGVGLIR, translated from the coding sequence ATGCCGGCGACCACCGCGGCCAGCATCGCCATCGCGTTGCTGGCGATTTTCATTGTGCTCGGATTCGGTTGGCGCAGCTGGCTGCAATACCACCGCACCGGATCGAGCGGCTTTCGTCGCGTCAGCGCTCGGATCGGTTCCCCGGAATGGTTTGGCGCGGTGGGATTCGTAGTGGCGCTGTTGGTAGCAGCCAGCGCGCCGATCCTACAGTGGGCCCATGTTGTTGAACCGCTTGCGATCATGCGCGCGACCTGGATCCAAGTCGCCGGAATAATGGTTGCCTCAGTCGGTATCGCGGCGACGGTCTACGCGCAGCTCGCGCTGGGCGATTCGTGGCGGATCGGCGTAGACGAGCAGGAAACCACCACCCTGGTGACCACCGGACCGTTCGGGTGGGTTCGCAATCCCATCTACACCGCCATGTTCACGTTTGCTCTGGGGATCGCGCTGGTGACACCGAATCTCGTTGCTTGGGCCGGGTTTGTCGTGCTCATTGCCGCGATCGAGGTGCATGTTCGCCGTGTGGAGGAACCCTACCTACTACGGACACACGGCGATGCCTACCGCACCTACTGCACCACAGTGGGCCGGTTCATTCCGGGTGTCGGGTTGATACGCTAA
- a CDS encoding ribokinase, with the protein MATRVCVVGSVNMDLTFQVPNLPRPGETVLASSSSCAPGGKGGNQAVAAARAGAWVQFVGAFGNDPAADQLRAHLQTNGVGLDGAITVPGPSGTAIIMVDAGAENCIIVAPGANAGLTMPPALVAGCDVLLTQLEIPLATVLTAARAARAAGAVVMVNASPAGHDTKQLAQLAAVTDVVIANEPEASEWSWRPTHFVVTQGARGVRYVGADGEFELPTPAVTAVDTTGAGDVFAGVLAANWPRDPASAAERRRALRLACAAGALATLVPGAGDCAPDAEAINALDDGRS; encoded by the coding sequence ATGGCAACGCGCGTCTGCGTGGTGGGCAGCGTGAACATGGACCTGACATTCCAGGTGCCCAACCTGCCGCGCCCGGGCGAGACCGTACTGGCGTCGTCATCGAGCTGCGCGCCCGGCGGCAAGGGCGGCAATCAGGCGGTGGCCGCCGCTCGGGCGGGTGCGTGGGTGCAGTTCGTCGGCGCGTTCGGCAACGACCCTGCCGCCGACCAATTGCGGGCGCACCTGCAAACTAATGGCGTCGGGCTGGACGGGGCCATCACCGTGCCCGGACCGAGTGGGACGGCGATCATCATGGTCGATGCCGGCGCCGAAAACTGCATCATTGTGGCACCGGGCGCCAACGCGGGACTGACGATGCCACCGGCGCTGGTCGCCGGCTGCGACGTGTTGCTGACCCAGCTCGAAATTCCGCTGGCAACGGTCTTGACGGCGGCACGAGCGGCTCGTGCGGCCGGTGCGGTCGTCATGGTCAACGCGTCCCCGGCCGGCCACGATACGAAGCAACTGGCGCAACTGGCGGCCGTCACCGACGTGGTGATCGCAAACGAGCCCGAGGCGAGCGAATGGTCCTGGCGGCCAACCCACTTCGTGGTTACTCAGGGCGCGCGCGGCGTCCGCTATGTCGGTGCTGATGGCGAGTTCGAGCTGCCTACGCCCGCAGTGACGGCGGTCGATACCACTGGGGCCGGCGACGTGTTCGCTGGAGTATTGGCCGCGAATTGGCCGCGGGACCCTGCTTCCGCGGCCGAACGACGGCGCGCATTGCGGCTAGCCTGCGCGGCAGGCGCGTTGGCGACGCTAGTGCCCGGCGCAGGTGACTGCGCACCCGATGCCGAAGCGATCAACGCACTTGATGACGGGAGAAGCTGA
- a CDS encoding DUF6188 family protein, with protein MAQQIKRWLEGCALQRIMFRDGLVLNFEDYNELVIAAPIRLTLPAVKTLPTEVVEIDPNDPADQERPLFDFAGTTCTGAVWYDTGHLHLEFSDGHRIDVRPDDRITAWELYGKYHGYAACLAHGKVRVVRHDMPEVNRDG; from the coding sequence ATGGCCCAACAGATCAAGCGGTGGCTGGAGGGCTGCGCGCTACAGCGGATCATGTTCCGCGACGGGCTGGTGCTGAATTTCGAGGATTACAACGAGCTTGTCATTGCGGCGCCGATACGCCTGACCCTGCCGGCCGTCAAAACCTTGCCCACCGAGGTCGTCGAGATCGACCCGAACGACCCCGCCGACCAGGAACGTCCGCTGTTCGATTTCGCCGGGACAACGTGCACCGGCGCTGTCTGGTACGACACCGGACATCTCCACCTCGAATTCTCCGATGGCCACCGGATCGACGTGCGCCCGGACGACCGCATCACCGCGTGGGAGCTGTATGGCAAATACCACGGGTACGCTGCCTGCCTGGCGCATGGCAAGGTGCGGGTGGTCCGGCATGACATGCCCGAAGTCAACCGCGACGGGTGA